ACAGCGCGTTATTGTGGAGAGTGAGAATCGATAGGAAAGTTTCGACGGATTCACGTGATCGGCGAGGTAGAATCACACGCGCATCTGTCCGAGCTTCGGTCAAAGCTCCTCGCCATTTATCGATCATCCGCCATAACATCTTTCATTTGAACAACATCGGCACAAGATTCGATCCCGCACGAAGCCACCCATTTCAATTAGGCATTTATTCTGTCACTAAATAAGATAGTAAAGTCCAATTTGACACAATTCGGATCGCGCCGCAGAATCCTTACAATCACTTCAGCCATCTAACAGCCGGACAGCCGTTCTTGTTACGCACCAGGGGACGTCGGCGATGGAAACTTCACAGACCGTACTCGTTGTCGACGACACTCCCGGTTCGGTGGAGCTCGTCGCCGGTCTGCTCGAATCCGCTGGGTTCCGGGTTCACACGGCCCAGTCCGCGGGCGCGGCTTTGGACGCGGCCCACGCGACCGAACCGGACGTCGTGGTCCTGGAACCGCTCATGGAAGACGGTTGGGAAGTGACTGCGTGGTTGCGCCGCCGGGACGGGCGCGGCCCGGCTCTGGTTGCCCTTACGCGCGGTCCCTGGGATGTGACAGATAGCCGCGCGGCCGGGTTCGGTTACCTCGTTATGAAGGCGGACGACCCGCAAACCCTGCTCGCCGCCGTCGCACTGTGCGCATCGCCCTTCGATTCCAACGACGGGGACGGGTTCTCGTCCTGACGCCCGGGTTCCCCGAGCTTATTACCGTCGGTCGTAAAGTTCACGTGTCATTACACGGTCCGACCGGACCCGTGCCGGACAAACCATTCTTAAAGCGATTCGTTTGTTTTCCCTTTATCTGACACTACATTACCTATCTGCCCATGAAAACGCACCTCAAACCGGGGTCCGCCCCGATTTCGCCCATACCCATGAACCACACCGCGAAGCCACCGCCCCAAGAGGGGCCGGCGCGCCCGGTCGAACCGGTCCACTTCACCGCGGACCTCGTCCCTCACCTGGTCTGGGTCGCCCGCCCGACCGGGGGGCTGGAGTACCTGAACCAACGGTTCCGGGAGTTCGTGGGGCGCGCGATCGAAAGTCTGCACGATTGGGGCTGGCGTGAGATTGTTCACCCGGACGATCTCCCCGAAGTGCTCAAGCAATGGGGCCGGTCCCTCGCGATCGGTAGCGAGTTACACGCCAAGGTCCGGCTCCGGCGCCACGACGGGGTGTACCGGTGGCACGGGGTCCGCGCGCAGTCGGCCCTTACCCCGGACGGGGCCGTCGCCCAGTGGTTCGGCACCTGCACCGACATCCACGAACACACGCGGGCTGAGGAGGAGCGCCGGCACCGCGAGGACCGGCTCTCGGCGCAACAAGCCGCGTTACTCGCGCTGGGGCGCGATGTTCTGCGGTCCGGTGACCCGGCCGACGCGGTGCGCCAAATGACCGAAGCCACCGCCCGTGCCCTCGGCGTCAGTCGGGTGGGCGTGTGGCGCCACACCCCGAGCCGCCGGGCGATCCACTGCTTCGATCTCTACGAAGCGCACGCGGACCGGCACACCGCCGGGGCCGCGCTGTCGGCCGACGACTACCCGAAATACTTCCGGGCACTGGAAGAAAGCGACGTCATCGCGGCCGACGACGCACCCGCCGACCCACGAACCCACGAGTTCGCGTCTAACTACCTTCTGCCACTCGGGATTGGTGCAATGCTCGACGTTCCTCTGCGCCCGTTCGGGCGATTAGAGGGCGTATTGTGCTGCGAGCACCTCGGCTCGCCCCGAACGTGGGACCGGGACGAGCAGGTGTTCGCGATGGCCGTCGGGAACCTGATCGCGCTCGCACAGGAGCGCTGGGAACGGGAGCGCGCCGAGGACGAAGTGCGCGCGGCCCACGCCACTTACGAAACGGCCATCAAAGCAACCGGCCACGTACTCTACGACTGGGACGTGGAGCGCGGCCGGATCGAGTGGGGCGGGAGTTTCGAGCGGACCCTGGGGTACCGCGGGGAGGAAATGCCCGCCGAACTGAGCGCGTGGGTCGGGCTGGTTCACCCAGACGACCGGGCCGCGCTCGATCGCGAGATCCGGCGCGTGACCGAAACCGGGACGCCGTTCCAGTTGGAGTACCGGGTGCGCCACCGGGACGGAACGTACATCGTCATGGACGACACCGGGCACTTCGTTCCCGCTCCCAACGGGCGCGCGAAGCGGATGGTCGGGTTCGTGAGCGACATTACGAACCGCAAGCGCCTGGAAGAACAGGTGCAACAGTCGCGGAAAATGGAAGCGGTCGGTCGACTCGCGGGCGGGGTCGCCCACGACTTCAATAACCTGCTCACGGTCATCAACGGGTACACGGAACTGGCGATCGGTGCGCTCCCAGAGGGCGCCCCCGTCCGGGCGATGGTGGACGAGGTGCGCAGAGCCGGGGACCGGGCCGCGGACCTGACCCGGCAGTTGCTCGCGTTCGGGCGCCAGCAGGTGCTCCAGCCCAAAATATTCGACCTGAACGAAGTCGTGGGCGACCTCGCGGGAATGTTCCGGCGCGTGATCGGTGAAGACATTCAACTGGGCGTCCAGACCGGGGCCGGCCCGCTGCGCGTGAAGGCGGACCCGGGGCAGGTCGAGCAAGTGCTCATGAACTTGGTCGTCAACGCCCGCGACGCGATGCCCACGGGCGGGAATCTGACCATCGAAACTAGCGCCGTGGTGCTATCCGCGAAGCTGGCTCAGGACGGGTCCGAGGTTATCCCGGGGCGGTACGTGGTGCTGGCGGTATCGGACACCGGGTGCGGCATACCGGATGACGTGCGCGCGCACGTGTTCGAGCCGTTCTTCACCACGAAAGAAATCGGAAAAGGCACGGGCCTGGGTCTGGCGACCGTGTACGGCATCGTGAAGCAGTCTGAGGGGCACATCGAACTAGAAACCACCGTCGGACACGGAACCACGTTCCGCGTCTATTTGCCGGGAGTGCCCCAAGCCCCAGACACCAGTAAACCGGAAGCCGATTCCGACGAGCTACCCAGCGGCACGGAAACAGTGCTCGTGGTCGAGGACGAACCGGGGGTGCGAGCTGTGGCCCAGATGATTCTCCAATACCTCGGGTACACCGTCTTGGTTGCGGCGAACAGCACGGAGGCGGTTGAGGTCGCACGCAGTAGGCCGCCGATCGATCTGCTACTCACGGACGTGGTAATGCCCAAAGTGGGCGGACGGGCGGTGGCCGAGCAGCTCCAGCGAGACGTTCCGAACCTAAAAGTCGTGTATATGTCGGGGTACACGGACGACGCGGTCGTGCGCCACGGGGTCGAACAGGAGCGGGCCGACTTCCTTCAGAAGCCGTTCACAACCGCGACCCTGGCACACAAGGTTCGCTCCGTTCTGGACCGGAGCGCGTAAGCCGCGAACCGTGGCACTGTAATCGGATTATTAGCTCCGGAGCGCGCCTCTCGCGTTCCGGAGCGCGTCGATTGGGATGGACTTGCGTGTGGACCCGGTCGATAATATGAGAGTAGTTGATCCAGACACATGCGGTTCGAGGTGGTTCACGGAATGCTGCGTCGGGCGCTAACACACTGTCTGATCTTCGCCGTCGTAGTGGGGCCGTTGCTCTGCTGCTGCTCGGCGGGGAAAGTGTCTGCGCGCTCGTCGACGTCGACCTCCACTGCCCTTCCCGACCGGCTCTCGATCGAATCAACGTCTTCGTGCTGCGCGCACAAGCGTGCCCCGGCAAAAGCGGAGCACACGGAACAATCTGCTCCGCAAAAGCCTGCTGCGCCGACCGAAAAATGCCCCTGCAAGAGCGCAACGGACCAGTCACAGACGGTCCAAAGCGAACCGACGCAGAGCGATTTGAGTACGTTCTTGCGGCTCCTCGCACTCGACGTGAGCGCGCTGCTTGATGGGCCGAGCACGGGTGACATTGCTCTCGTACTTTCGGGCACTTCGGGCGAACGCGCCACCGATTCTTCGCGGCTCACCACGGCCGATCTCCTCTACGCGCACCACAACCTCCGCTGCTAACTCGTCTCACACGGCACGATTACGCCCACTAACGGGTACGTCGCGCCGTTCGTGTTTCTTCGCTGCGCCAACGCGCACCCGATCCCTTTATCTTCGTTCGTAACCGCGCCCGGCGCGCGGGAGCGATTTGTATTCGATCTTTCACGCAATCGTTGGTTGGCGTTCGGGGCCACTGCCCCCGAACGCCAACCGGGGAGAACAGCCATGCTCCGTAAATGGGTTCTGTTCGGCGGTCTTTTTGCCGCCGCCACCGCGGTTCTTGTTGGGTGCAACAACAGTCAGCCGCCGACCGAGAAGGCCGCGGAACCAAAGGCCGCGCCCGCCAAAGCCGACGAGGAACACGGGCACAAGCCGGGCGCTCACGGCGGCACCCTCGTCTCGCTCGGCAAGGACAGCTACCACGCGGAAGCCGTGTTCGACAAGAACGGCGCCGTGCGCCTGTACACACTCGGAAAGGACGAAGCCCGCGTCCAGGAGGTCGAGGCCCAGGAACTGAGCGGGTACGCGACCGCCGTTGGTTCGAACGCGGGCGCCACCGAAGTGAAGTTCGCCGCCAAGCCCCAACAGGGCGATTCGGCCGGGAAGACGTCGCTGTTCGTGGGCCAGTTGCCGACCGAACTCGTGGGGCAAACGGTCCAGATCACGATCAACAACATCCGAATCGGGGGCGAGCGGTTCCGGATCGCGTTCTCGAACACCACCAGCGCCCACGCGGACGCCCCCATGCCGGACGGGGTTGGCAGCGACGAAAGCAAGAAGCTCTACCTGACGCCCGGTGGGAAGTACACGGCTGAAGACATCAAAGCGAACGGCTCCGCTCCCGCGGCAGTGAAGTACAAGGGCATCAAGTCCGACCACAACGCCAAGCCGCAGCCGGGCGACAAGATCTGCCCCGTGTCGATGACCAAGGCCAATCCGAAATTCACCTGGGTGGTCGGCGGGAAGACCTACGAGTTCTGCTGCGTGCCGTGCATTGATGAATTCGTACAAGCCGCGAAGAGCAACCCCAGCGAGATCAAGGCGCCGACTGAGTACATCAAGAAGTAACCGGGTTCGCTGCATCGAAATGAGCGGACCGCGTGTGTTCTGTTGCTGGTTTCCCGCTCCCCTGGAGCGGGTGTTCGTGTGATTCATCGCCTCACTAACGGAGATCCTTCATGTTCGTGAACACTTACACTCTGACTCGTTCGGTAGCCGTTGCGGTCTGCGCGTTCGCACTGGTCGGGTGCGGGGAGCGCGTCGCGCGCAACTCCTCCCCGTCGACCCCGGGCACGAGCAACGAAGCCCCCGAAGGCGCAGTGGCAGCGGAACGAGCCAAGCTCAGCCCCGAAGACCGCGCGCTGGTCGAAGCGCAAGAGTGGTGCGTCATCTCGAACGACGAACAACTCGGATCGATGGGCGCGCCCATCAAGCTCACGATCAAAGGCCAGCCGGTGTTCGTGTGCTGCAGGGGATGCGTCAAAAAGGCCGAATCCAACCCGGACGCGACGCTGGCCAAGGTGGAAGAACTGAAGGCCAAAGCGAAAGCCAACAAATCCGACAAGACCGATAAGGGCAAGGCACACTAATTCGGGCCGCTTCTTCCCGCCGCCCCATCTCCACACAGGGCGGCACGGAGTCCCGCCATGCGAACCACTCCCGGAACCCGGCTCCCTCACCGCACCGCATTGCTCGCGGTGGGAGGGCTGCTCACGATCGGGGCCGCGGTGCTCATCGCTCACGAGGGGCACGCACCGCTCCCCACGCGCGGCGCCCAAGTGGACGCCGAGAAGGGAACGCTCCTGCTCACCGCGGACGCGCGCGCCGGGGCTGACGTGGATACCGCGCCCGTCGAACAGTCCGCGATCGAGGAGCGCGTGCCCGCCTACGCTTCGCTTGTCGCGCCGTGGCCGAACCAGGCGTTCGCCACGGCCCGGGTGCCCGGGCGCGTCGTTCGCGTGGCCGTCACCCCTGGGCAACGGATCGCAGTCGGGGACACGATCGCCGAAATCGAGAGCCTGGAAATCGACACGCTCCAGCTCGACGTCCTCGCGGCCCGCACCGATATCGCGCTGGCCGAAAAGCAGGTCGCGGAACTCACCAAATCGGCCGACGCGGGAGCGGTCGCGGGGCAAATGGTGATCGACGCTCAGACGCGGCTCGCGCGGAACCGCAACGCCCTCGACCTCGCCCGCGGCAAGTGGCTCGGGCTAGGGCTGCCCGCAGCACGGCTCGATGAGCTGCTGCGCCGCGGAGAGGTGCTGCCCGGCCTCGCGCTCCCCGTAACGGCCCCCGTATCCGGAACTGTGGCCCGCGCCGATCTGACGACGGGCAAAGTGGTGGAACCGGCCGAACAACTGGCCGAAGTCATCGATCTCTCGACGGTCTGGGTCCGGATCGAGGTGCTGGAGAAGGATCTGCGCCGAATCGCGGTGGGTCAACTGGTCGAGTTGCACCTGGCCGCGTATCCGGGTGAGGTATTCCGAACAACGGTTCGAGCCAGGAGTCAGTACCTCGACGCCACAACGAACGTGACCACCGCGTGGGCGGAACTCGCCAACCCGAGCGGGTCCGAACCGCGGTTCCGGCCGGGTATGTCCGGTCAGGCGCACCTCGTCGTAACCGACGAAGCGCCCGTACCTTCTGCGAGCGCGAATCGCCCACCTTCCCGCAAACATCGATTAACGGTCCCCGCCACCGCAATCCTTCGCGAAGGGGTGGAGCGGTTCGTGCTCGTGGAGGAAGCGAACGCTGTCGGCTCATCGGAGTACCGCAAGGTGCCGGTGGTGGTGGGGCGCGCGGCCGGCGGTCGGGTCGAGGTCATCGCGGGCGGGGTCTTCGCGGGCGACCGCGTGGTTACGCGCGGCGGGCACGAACTCGGGCCGTTCTTCGCGCCGACCGTGCTGCGCCCCACCCCAGAAGCCGCGCGCAACATCGGGCTTCGGGTCGAACCGGCGCGGGTCGTTGCGCTCGACGAGATCCGCACTCTGGACGGCGCGGTGGACGTCCCGCCCGCGCACCGCGGGTTCGCCGCGTCCCAGCTCGCGGGCACGATCCATTCGATCAAAACCGATCGCGGACGCTCGGTAACCGCGGGCGAAGTGCTGGGAGAAGTGTTCAGCCCGGAACTCCTGACGATGCAGCAAGAACTGCTCCGGATTCACCTGGAAGTCGCACTCGCGGTCGACCGCCTCGACCGGCTGCGATCCGCGGGCGTAGGGGTCGCGGCCACGCGGGTGTGGGAACAAGAGAGCCAAGTGAAAACCCTGAAGGCCCAAGCGGACGCGCTCCGGCGCAAGCTCCTCACTGTGGGCCTGATCTCGACACAAATCGACCAGCTCCTAGCAGACAAACGGCCGGTCGGATTCGCCCCGGTCCGCGCCCCCTTCGCCGGGGTCGTGGTGAATTTTGACAAAGTGCTGGGGCAGGCCGCGGCCGCGCACGAATCACTGTTTGAGGTGCGCGACCCGGCCGCACGTGCGCCGATTCGAGGGTTCGTGCCCGAACGCGACACGGACCGAATCAAGCCCGGCCAGGTCGTGCGCGCCCGATTAATCGCTGACCCGAATTTCGTGGGGCGCGGGGTCGTGGCCCGGAGCGGCGGAACCTTCGGCGCGGAGAACCGCACGCAATCGATCTGGGTGGACCTTGATACCGGCTCCGCGCCCGCGTTGCTACACGGCCAACTGGCCACGTTGTCGATCGTGCTCGGTCAGCGCCCCCTGGCCCTGGCCGTTCCTCGGTCCTCGGTGGCCACCGAAGGCACAGCGGCGTTCGTATTCGTGCAAAAGACAGATGGAACACTCGACCGGCGCCCCGTTGAGATCGGACCAACCGACGACCGGTTCGTAACAATCACGCGCGGCTTGGCCGATGGCGAACCGGTCGCGGTGGCCGGAGTGAACGAACTGATGACCGCGTTCTCGTCACTCCGGTAGGGGGATATATGCTCGATCGTGTGATCGCGTTCTCGCTCCAGAACCGGGGGCTCGTGCTCATCGCCGCTCTCGCGGTCGTTATTGGGGGCGCGTACCAACTCACCCGCACCCCGGTGGACGTGTTCCCGGACCTGAACCGCCCCACGGTCACCATTCTCACCGAGGCGCCCGGGCTGGCCCCCGAAGAGGTCGAAGCGCTCGTCACCCGGCCACTGGAGTACGCGCTGAACGGCGCGACCGGGGTGAAGCGGGTGCGGTCCGCGTCGGGCATCGGGCTGTCGGTCGTGTGGGTCGAGTTCGATTGGGGCACCGACGTGTACCAGGACCGTCAGGTCGTCTCGGAGCGGCTCCAACTCGTGCGCAGCCGGCTGCCGCAAGATGCGAACCCGGTGATGGCCCCGATCTCGTCGATCATGGGCGAGGTCATGCTCATCGGGTTGCGCCCGGCCGAACCGCCGAAGTCACCCGACGAGGAACTTGCCCGCGGGATGGACCTGCGCACGTTCGGAGAGTTCACCGTTCGCAACCGGCTGATCGCGATCGACGGCGTCTCCCAGGTCACGGTAATGGGCGGGCACCTCAAGCAGTACCAGGTGGTCACGTCCCCGGCGCGCCTCGCGGCCCAAAAGGTAACGCTCCAGCAACTCACCGACGCGGTGGAGAAATCCTACGTACTGGCGGGCGGCGGCGTGATGGAGCGCGGCACGCAGGAATCGCTCATCCGCATTAGCGGGCACGCACTGAGCCTGGACCAGATCGAAGACACGCCGGTCGTCTGGCGCGACGGGCGCGCGATCCGGGTGCGCGAAGTGGCGGACGTCCGGTTCGCCGGCCCGGTGCGCCGCGGGGACGGCAGCACGCGCGTAAAAGAAGGTGACACGATCGCGGGCGGACCGTCGGTCATTCTCACCGTGCAGAAGCAGCCGGGCGCGAACACCCTCGAACTGACCCCGAAACTGGACCGGGCGCTGGACGACCTCCAGCGCGACGCCCCGCCCGGCGTGGTCGTGGAGCGCCGGGTGTTCCGGCAGGCCGACTTCATTCAGACCGCGATCGATAACGTCGTCGAGGCCGTTCGGGACGGGACCGTGTGGGTATTCGTGGTGCTGCTCCTGTTCCTGGCGAGCATCCGAACGAGCGTCATCACGATGACCGCGATCCCGATCTCGATCCTGGTCACGGTGCTGGTGTTCGCGTACTTCGGGGTCACCATCAACACCATGACCCTCGGCGGGATCGCGGTCGCAGTCGGCGAGCTGGTCGACGACGCGATTGTGGACGTGGAGAACATCTTCCGTCGGTTGCGCGAGAACCGGCAGAAGCCGGTCCCGGACCCGCCGCTCGAGGTGATCTTCCGCGCCTCCAGCGAAGTACGCAACTCGATCGTTTACGCCACGCTCATCGTGTGCCTCGTCGTGATGCCGCTGTTCGCACTGTCGGGACTGGAAGGGCGGATGTTTGCGCCGCTGGGCCTCGCGTACCTCGTCGCACTCCTCGCGTCGCTGGTCGTGTCGCTGACGGTAACGCCGGTGCTGGCGTCGTTCCTGTTGGGGCGCGCAAAAGCCCTGGCGCACCCGCGCGACCCGTTTCTGCTCCGCGCGCTCAAGTGGCTCGACGCGCGCGTGCTGCGGTTCACGCTCCGCCACCCGCGTCCGATCCTGGGCGCGGCACTCCTGCTGTCCGCGGGGTCCGCGTTCGCGGTGTTCGGAATGGGTTCCGAGTTCCTGCCCCCGTTCAACGAGGGCACCGTTACGGTAAGCCTGCAACTCGCGCCGGGCACCAGTTTGGCCGAGAGCGGGCGAATCGCGGCGCGCGCCGAGCAGTCGCTTTTGCAGATCCCCGAAGTCGTATCGGTATCGCGGCGCACCGGGCGCGCAGAACAAGACGAGCACGCAGAGGGCGTGAACACGTCCGAACTTGACGTGCGATTAACCCCGCACGAGCGCCCGAAGCCCGGATTCGGATACGCGCTCCTGCGTGCGGTCCCCGGGTTGCACAGGTACGGCATCGAGAAGTCCGGTCGGCCGCACGATCAGGTTCTCGCGGACGTCCGCGATCGCGTAAGCGGCATCCCGAACGTGAACGCGAACGTCGGTCAACCGATCAGCCACCGGCTCGATCACGTTATGTCCGGGGTGCGCGCCCAGGTCGCAGTGAAGGTGTTCGGGCCGGACCTCCAAGAATTGCGGAACGCCGCGCAGGAGATCCGCGACGCGCTGGCCGCGATCCCCGGCGTGGTAGACCTCCAGGTCGAACCGCAGGTGGAGATTTCGCAGGTTCGGCTCCGCGTGAAGGCACTGGAAGCCGCCCGGTACGGCCTCGCCCCTGGCGACGTAGCCCGACTACTCGAAACCGCGTACAAGGGCCGCGTCGTCGCGACCGTCCTGGACGCGGAGAAATTCTTCAGTTTGGTCGTCTGGTACGACGAAGGTTCGCGGAACTCGCCTTCAGTGATCGGCCAGACCGTACT
This region of Gemmata massiliana genomic DNA includes:
- a CDS encoding response regulator, whose protein sequence is METSQTVLVVDDTPGSVELVAGLLESAGFRVHTAQSAGAALDAAHATEPDVVVLEPLMEDGWEVTAWLRRRDGRGPALVALTRGPWDVTDSRAAGFGYLVMKADDPQTLLAAVALCASPFDSNDGDGFSS
- a CDS encoding GAF domain-containing hybrid sensor histidine kinase/response regulator; its protein translation is MNHTAKPPPQEGPARPVEPVHFTADLVPHLVWVARPTGGLEYLNQRFREFVGRAIESLHDWGWREIVHPDDLPEVLKQWGRSLAIGSELHAKVRLRRHDGVYRWHGVRAQSALTPDGAVAQWFGTCTDIHEHTRAEEERRHREDRLSAQQAALLALGRDVLRSGDPADAVRQMTEATARALGVSRVGVWRHTPSRRAIHCFDLYEAHADRHTAGAALSADDYPKYFRALEESDVIAADDAPADPRTHEFASNYLLPLGIGAMLDVPLRPFGRLEGVLCCEHLGSPRTWDRDEQVFAMAVGNLIALAQERWERERAEDEVRAAHATYETAIKATGHVLYDWDVERGRIEWGGSFERTLGYRGEEMPAELSAWVGLVHPDDRAALDREIRRVTETGTPFQLEYRVRHRDGTYIVMDDTGHFVPAPNGRAKRMVGFVSDITNRKRLEEQVQQSRKMEAVGRLAGGVAHDFNNLLTVINGYTELAIGALPEGAPVRAMVDEVRRAGDRAADLTRQLLAFGRQQVLQPKIFDLNEVVGDLAGMFRRVIGEDIQLGVQTGAGPLRVKADPGQVEQVLMNLVVNARDAMPTGGNLTIETSAVVLSAKLAQDGSEVIPGRYVVLAVSDTGCGIPDDVRAHVFEPFFTTKEIGKGTGLGLATVYGIVKQSEGHIELETTVGHGTTFRVYLPGVPQAPDTSKPEADSDELPSGTETVLVVEDEPGVRAVAQMILQYLGYTVLVAANSTEAVEVARSRPPIDLLLTDVVMPKVGGRAVAEQLQRDVPNLKVVYMSGYTDDAVVRHGVEQERADFLQKPFTTATLAHKVRSVLDRSA
- a CDS encoding efflux RND transporter periplasmic adaptor subunit, producing MRTTPGTRLPHRTALLAVGGLLTIGAAVLIAHEGHAPLPTRGAQVDAEKGTLLLTADARAGADVDTAPVEQSAIEERVPAYASLVAPWPNQAFATARVPGRVVRVAVTPGQRIAVGDTIAEIESLEIDTLQLDVLAARTDIALAEKQVAELTKSADAGAVAGQMVIDAQTRLARNRNALDLARGKWLGLGLPAARLDELLRRGEVLPGLALPVTAPVSGTVARADLTTGKVVEPAEQLAEVIDLSTVWVRIEVLEKDLRRIAVGQLVELHLAAYPGEVFRTTVRARSQYLDATTNVTTAWAELANPSGSEPRFRPGMSGQAHLVVTDEAPVPSASANRPPSRKHRLTVPATAILREGVERFVLVEEANAVGSSEYRKVPVVVGRAAGGRVEVIAGGVFAGDRVVTRGGHELGPFFAPTVLRPTPEAARNIGLRVEPARVVALDEIRTLDGAVDVPPAHRGFAASQLAGTIHSIKTDRGRSVTAGEVLGEVFSPELLTMQQELLRIHLEVALAVDRLDRLRSAGVGVAATRVWEQESQVKTLKAQADALRRKLLTVGLISTQIDQLLADKRPVGFAPVRAPFAGVVVNFDKVLGQAAAAHESLFEVRDPAARAPIRGFVPERDTDRIKPGQVVRARLIADPNFVGRGVVARSGGTFGAENRTQSIWVDLDTGSAPALLHGQLATLSIVLGQRPLALAVPRSSVATEGTAAFVFVQKTDGTLDRRPVEIGPTDDRFVTITRGLADGEPVAVAGVNELMTAFSSLR
- a CDS encoding efflux RND transporter permease subunit, with amino-acid sequence MLDRVIAFSLQNRGLVLIAALAVVIGGAYQLTRTPVDVFPDLNRPTVTILTEAPGLAPEEVEALVTRPLEYALNGATGVKRVRSASGIGLSVVWVEFDWGTDVYQDRQVVSERLQLVRSRLPQDANPVMAPISSIMGEVMLIGLRPAEPPKSPDEELARGMDLRTFGEFTVRNRLIAIDGVSQVTVMGGHLKQYQVVTSPARLAAQKVTLQQLTDAVEKSYVLAGGGVMERGTQESLIRISGHALSLDQIEDTPVVWRDGRAIRVREVADVRFAGPVRRGDGSTRVKEGDTIAGGPSVILTVQKQPGANTLELTPKLDRALDDLQRDAPPGVVVERRVFRQADFIQTAIDNVVEAVRDGTVWVFVVLLLFLASIRTSVITMTAIPISILVTVLVFAYFGVTINTMTLGGIAVAVGELVDDAIVDVENIFRRLRENRQKPVPDPPLEVIFRASSEVRNSIVYATLIVCLVVMPLFALSGLEGRMFAPLGLAYLVALLASLVVSLTVTPVLASFLLGRAKALAHPRDPFLLRALKWLDARVLRFTLRHPRPILGAALLLSAGSAFAVFGMGSEFLPPFNEGTVTVSLQLAPGTSLAESGRIAARAEQSLLQIPEVVSVSRRTGRAEQDEHAEGVNTSELDVRLTPHERPKPGFGYALLRAVPGLHRYGIEKSGRPHDQVLADVRDRVSGIPNVNANVGQPISHRLDHVMSGVRAQVAVKVFGPDLQELRNAAQEIRDALAAIPGVVDLQVEPQVEISQVRLRVKALEAARYGLAPGDVARLLETAYKGRVVATVLDAEKFFSLVVWYDEGSRNSPSVIGQTVLDTPSGKRVALDQVAEVLDTTGPNTLNHENVARRIVVSCNVQGRSLGAVVADIKRAVRPTEEKLRAKGAEYRIEDDGQYRAQQEANTRLLALGALAVFGVFLLLCQCLDSWRAALMVLGINVPLAGLGAVVALLVINRPDPAALQGLPWWRWPQAWSAATTLSVAHWVGFITLIGIVSRNGIMMIAHYIHLMREEGESFGEAMIVRGSLERLAPVLMTAGVAVIGLVPLALGGGQPGKEILHPLAVVVIGGLLTSTLMDQIVTPAVFLLFGRKVYVPSPTDAK